Sequence from the Egibacter rhizosphaerae genome:
ACCGTGGGTGACGTGCTCGCCGAGTTGGACGTGGAGACGCTGCTCGCCACACTGCTCGGAGGCGCCGATCTCGACGTCGACGTCGCCATGGCGGTGGCCGGGCTGTTCGACGAGTTGGACGTCGACCTCGGCACCATCGAGAGGGAGCGCATGCAGGCGCTCGGCCAGGACCTCGGCGGGGCGCTCGGCCTGACCGAGAACGCTGCAGGCGCCGCCGAAGCGACCCTCGCCGCGTTGGGGGAGGCCGGCGACGACGCTCCCGGCGCCATCGATACCGCGCCCAACGAGGAACTCGCCGCACTCTCCGAGCGCCTCGCAGCGGACGTACGAAGCGGCGCCGAGGGCCTGAGGAGTCTGGGGCTCGACGGGCTCGCCCGCGTCGAATCGCGGCTCGAGGAGACCGGGGCGGACCTCGACCGGGCGCTCGAGCTGTTGGGCGAGCTCGAGGCCGAGGACGGCGACCCGGTCGAGGAGCTGCGTGACCTGCTGACCGGGGCCCGCGATCGCATCCGCGAGGCTCGCGACGACGTCGCCGGGACCCGGGAGGCGTTGCTGGACGAGTTCGGGGCCGTGGCCGACGAGCTCGACGGGGTCGCCGACGAGATGGACGGCCTGGGCGCTCTGTTGGGTGATGAGGACCAGCTCGTCGAGCGCGTCGACCGCGAGAACCTGGATGCCGCCGCCTCGGCGGCGACCGAGGTGCAGCAGGGCCTGGCCGACCTCGAGGAGCTGTTGGGGGACGCGAGCGAGCGCGTCGACGAGCTGGCCGAGGAGGTCGGTGACGAGGCCGACCTCGAGGAGCTCCTGCTCGATCGGCTGGACGGGACGGTGGTCGATCTCGAGCCGCTCTTGCTCGACGCGAACGACCGTCTGCTCGACGCGGTCGCCGACGTGCCTCTCGCCGAGATCCTCGACGAGATCCCGCTCTCGGAGCTGCTGGACGAGCTCGATCTCGATCTCGACCCCGCGGAGCTGATGGCCGGCCTCGATCTCGATGAGCTCCTGGCCGAGTTGGACCTCGCCGACCTGATCCAGCTCGGCGAGCTCGAGAACGGCGACCTGCTCGACGGGATCGACCTCGACGAGCTGTCGGATCTGCTCGACGACGCCGATCTACCCGAACTGGCGGACCTGCTCGACGAGCTCGATCTGGAGCCCGGCGACCTGCTCGACGACATCGACTTCGAGGAGCTCCTCGAGGACATCGACCTCGCCGAGGCGATCGGTGACGTGCTCGACGAGCTGGACTTCGGCGAGCTCGAGGACCTGCTCGATCCCGAGGACCTCGACGTCGAGGCCCTCCTCGACGCCGCCGGCCTGGACCCGGCCGGCCTGCTGGACCAGGTCGACCCGCCCGATCTCGCCGACGTCACCGACGATCTCGGGCTCGAGGAGATGTTCGCGGACCTCGCGCCCGACCCGGCGGAGCTGTTCGACGGGCTGGACCTCCCGGGGGTCGAGGCGCTGCTGGCCGAGCTCGACCTCGACATGGACGATCTGCTCGCGGACCTCGGGTTCGACGAGCTCGGCGATCTCGACGAGCTGATCGACGGGCTCAGCGAGGCCATCGCGGGCCTGGCCGAGGGCGGTGACGAGCTCAGCGATGGCCTGCAGGAGCTCGCCGACGAAGGGCTCGGGCAGCTGGTGAGCCAGCTCGACGACGATGCCGACGAGGCGCGTGAGCAGATCGCGCAGTTGGATGCGTTGAGCGATCGGGCGGCCGAGGCGCAGCCCACTGCCAGCCCCGACGGGGCGATCGCCAGTGCGCGCTACCGCCTGGTCATGGAGCCGGACGAGCCCCTGCCCATGCCGGTGCTCGTGCTCGGCGGAGTGCTCGCGCTACTCGCGGGTGGCGCGGAGCTGCTGCGGCGACGCCTCGAGTTCCCCTGACCGTCCAGCAGTCACGGGTCCCTTCGCTGCGCGTCCAGCCACCCGAGCATCGTCGCGAGCGGCCAGTCCCAGAAGCCCTCGGCCATCAGCCCGTGACCCATTCCTGCGAACATCACGCAGCCGCCGCCGTAGATCCGCGCGGTCCGGGGGAACTCGACGGGCGGGACGAGCTTGTCCTCGCCGGCTCCGAGCACGAGCAGCGGGCAGCCTGCGGTGCGCGGTCGCGGCGCGAACGCGATCTCGAGCTGTGCCAGCGGGGACTCGTCCTGCAGCTGCGCCACGTAGGCCTCCGCGGCGGCGGGCGGCAGGGCAGGCGAGAAGACGTCCGACGCGTCGAGGCGGATCGAGCGGAACGCGAGCGACCGCAGGAACTGCCAGGGCCGGCGGCGAGCCAGCAGCGCCGTCACGCCCAACCCGTCCCGCGCCCCTGCGGGGGTGACGAGCACGGCCGCGGGTGGGGTAGAGCGCACCAGCACACGTCGGACGAGCAGGCCGCCCATCGAGTGTCCGACGAGCACCGGTGGCTCCGGCATCTCGGCGACGGCGCGCATCACGTCGTCCTCGTAGTCGCGCAGCCGCCAGCGCGAGAGGCGCTCACGGCCTCCCGACTGCCCGTGGCCACGCAAGCTCAGCGCTGCCGATCGCCAGCCGCGGGCAGCAGCGGCCGCCATCCACAGCTCCCAGACCCATGCGCCCGCCTTGACCCCGTGCACGAACAGAAGCGGCGGCCGGTCGGTCGCGCCGTCGTCGGCCTCGCGCCAGCGGAGCTCGAGCTCCGCCGCCGGCGTCGAGACCCGGTGGCGCCCCTTGATCATCGCCTGAGAGACGCGGCGCCGGCCTAGGAGTCCTCCTCGCCCTCGGCCGAGTTGCCCCCGTCCCCGGTGCGGCGCATCGCCGCCCCCGCGGCCTCCCGCAGCGCGGACTCGTCGCCGTCACCGCGGCCGAGGCGGCTGAACAGCCCCCGCAGGTCGATGCCGGTGAGATCGCTGCCGACCTGCAGGCCCTGCTCGAGGTTGTTGGCGACCGACTTCGTGAGACTGGAGGCGCCGTCGGTGGAGATGACGGTCATCTTCTCGACCTCGGACAGCGGCTCGCTCGCCCCGCGCACGATGTCGGGCAGGACGCTCGTGAGCAGGTCGATCACCGCGGCGTCGCCGTAGAGCTGGAACGCCTCGGCGTTCTTGCGGCGGGCCTCGGCCTCGGCCTCACCCTTCGCGCGGATCGCCTCCGCGTCCGCGCGGCCCTCGAGCTCGGTCGCCTCGGCCATCTTCGCGCGGCGCTCGCGCTCGGCCTCCGCCTCGTAGATCGCGGCGTTGCGCTGCCCCTCGGCCTCCTGCTCCACGCGATAGCGCTCGGCCTCGGCCGGCCGGCGGACCTCGGCGTCGAGCTGGCGGTCGCGCAGGCTCGCCTCCCGTTCGGCGACCCGCTCCTGCTCGGAGACGACCTCCTGGTTGCGCGCGGCCTCCCGCAGGGGGCCCGCGGCCGCGGCCTGGGCGTTGGCCTCATCCGTCTCGGCCTTGATCTCGGCCTTCTTCAGCTCGAGCTGGCGCTCGCTGACCGCGATCTCCTCCTCGGCGCGCAACCGCTCCTGCTCGGACTGCTGGCGCGCACGGGCCTCGGCGATCTCGGCGTCCTGCTGCACGCGAGCGGCCTCGGGGCGCCCGAGGTCCTCGAGGTAGCTGCCCTCGGCCTGGATGTCCTGCAGCTGGAACGTGTCGAGCGTGAGTCCCTGGTTGGTGAGGCTCGTCTCGGCCTCCTCGGCGACCGCGGACGCGAACGCGGCACGGTCCTTGATGATCTCGTCGACCGTGAGCCGCCCGACGATCGCGCGCAGGGACCCGGCGAGCACCTCCTGGGTGAACTCCTCGATCGATCCCTGCTGGGCGAGGAAGCGCTGGGCGGCCGCGCGGATGGCGTCCTCGTTGCCGCCCACTTTGACCACCGCGACGCCGTCGAGGTCGGTCTTGATGCCCTGCTGGCTGACCGCGCCGGTGATGCGCACGCTGATGCGCCGGCTCGACAGGTCGAGGATGTGCAGCTTCTGGATGAACGGGAGCACGAACACGCTCGCGCCCATCACGACCTTCTGGCCGGACAGGTCGGTGGAAACCTCGCCGGTCTCGGGGTTCTTCACCGCCCCCTCGCCCTTGCGGCCGGTGATGATGAACGCCTCGTTCGGCCCGGCCACCGCGATGCGCTTCACGATCAGGTAGACGACGAGGATCAGCAGGACGACCGCCCCGATGATCCCGGTCACGAGCGGGGCCTCGAACAGGAACTCGAACATGAGCGACGTCTCCCCGTGTGGCGCGATGGCTGGTGCTGCTCGGATGGCGGGCACGGCGAGGGGGTGCACCACCGTGCCGATGA
This genomic interval carries:
- a CDS encoding flotillin family protein, producing MFEFLFEAPLVTGIIGAVVLLILVVYLIVKRIAVAGPNEAFIITGRKGEGAVKNPETGEVSTDLSGQKVVMGASVFVLPFIQKLHILDLSSRRISVRITGAVSQQGIKTDLDGVAVVKVGGNEDAIRAAAQRFLAQQGSIEEFTQEVLAGSLRAIVGRLTVDEIIKDRAAFASAVAEEAETSLTNQGLTLDTFQLQDIQAEGSYLEDLGRPEAARVQQDAEIAEARARQQSEQERLRAEEEIAVSERQLELKKAEIKAETDEANAQAAAAGPLREAARNQEVVSEQERVAEREASLRDRQLDAEVRRPAEAERYRVEQEAEGQRNAAIYEAEAERERRAKMAEATELEGRADAEAIRAKGEAEAEARRKNAEAFQLYGDAAVIDLLTSVLPDIVRGASEPLSEVEKMTVISTDGASSLTKSVANNLEQGLQVGSDLTGIDLRGLFSRLGRGDGDESALREAAGAAMRRTGDGGNSAEGEEDS
- a CDS encoding alpha/beta hydrolase; this encodes MIKGRHRVSTPAAELELRWREADDGATDRPPLLFVHGVKAGAWVWELWMAAAAARGWRSAALSLRGHGQSGGRERLSRWRLRDYEDDVMRAVAEMPEPPVLVGHSMGGLLVRRVLVRSTPPAAVLVTPAGARDGLGVTALLARRRPWQFLRSLAFRSIRLDASDVFSPALPPAAAEAYVAQLQDESPLAQLEIAFAPRPRTAGCPLLVLGAGEDKLVPPVEFPRTARIYGGGCVMFAGMGHGLMAEGFWDWPLATMLGWLDAQRRDP